The window CGAGCCTGCTGCTCGGGCCCGTCTTCGCAAAGGCTGGcctgcccgacggcgtcttCACCGTCCTCCCGGGCCTCGGAATCGTCACCGGCCGCGCCCTCGTGAACCATCCGTTGGTCCGCAAGGTCGATGTCACGGGAGGCACGGCCGCCGGGCGGGccatcggctccgtcgtAGGCCGCAACCTCGCCCGCTACACGGCCGAGCTTGGCGGCAAGGCGCCGGTGGTGGTGTTCGAAAAAGCCAACGTGGATGCGGCCGTCAACGGAATCGCCTTTGGCGCCTTCGTCGCTTCGGGCCAGACGTGCATCGCGGCGACCAGGATCATGGTCCACCGGAGCATCATGCCAGAGCTGATGTCGAAGCTCAAGGTAAAGTGCGAGTCGATCCGGCGTCGAATAGGTTCGCCGACGAACGAGGCGTCGTCCATGGGGCCGCTGGTCTCATCCCGCCAGCTCCGCAATGtccagcagctcgtcgacagcACCATCCGCGATAATCGAGCCGCCATCGTCTGCGGCGGGCAGCGAATGGCGGGGGCATCCCCCCTGGACGGCACAGACTTGTCCAAGGGACATTTTTACCCGCCCACcgtcctctcctccgtcgctGATTTCGACATCACGGCGACGGAGCTGTGGAAGGAGGAGGCGTTCGggcccgtcatcgtcgtcgtcggcttcgacgacgagaacgaaGCCGTCCGGCTCGCCAACGACAGCATCtttggcctcggcgccggcataTGGACCCAAAACCTTAGCCAGGCCTTCCGGGTCTCGGAGAAGATCAGGGGTGGCATCGTTTGGGTCAACACGCATCATCGAAACGATCCCAGCAGCCCGTGGGGCGGCGCGACGAACGcgagcggcgtcggcagcgagAACGGTCTTGCCGCCTATCACGCCTACTCGACGGCCAAGAGCATCGTCATCAACTACGCTTCCGCCGACGAGTCCATCGCTGCCGATGACTGGTTCCGGGAGGGATCGGGCGTGGAGCGCTACGGCTAGCCGTCGATTCCCCGGTGATGATGTCAGTCGACAGTGCCGTGCACGCCGATGCACGTCGAACGATGCCCTGCAAGCATGAGCTCGGTGGCTGGATGGCGCCTACTACCCGATCAACTCACCGCGATGGCGAAGGGGTCGATGACGCGCAAACATTTTTGCAGTACCGCACAAGCAAAATATGCAcacgtctcgtcctcgtcattACTTCGAACTAGTCCGTCACCAGTGCCGAGTTCTGGCACCGGGGCTTTCGGTGTGGCGCATCAAGTGCCGTGCCGACAcggcgcatcgtcgtcgccgcatcGGCGCCCAGGGGACGGGCCGAACAAGCAAGACACCCATTCACAGGCCAACGCAAGATTCCTCCCTTTGACTCTACCCTGCAGCGCGTCTTGACCTGCATCTTCCTACACTGAGTACCGGTTCTGCTCCGACGAGTTTCACATTGGCTCGCTCGGCCGTGGAATGCAGGCAGCATTCCTTAGTGTGTCCGGCTAACATCAGGAACGCTGTTGAGAAATACGCCTgttatgtacggagtacttaacGTACGCAACCGTGTACGGTTAAATCGGTTCGCTCAAGCGGCTCGCGGAAAGTCTTAGTTGAAGCATGTGTAAGGTTGCCGCATTGTCCATATTCTGTCTTGAACCCTGTGTGCCTTTCAGTGCCCATCATTCCTCGATTCTGACCTCGGAAATAATGCGGACTGCAAACGGAGGCCATTCAACCGTCGTGACAGTGTCTGTCGGTGAGCCGTCTGGGTTCTAGGCACATAACTGGCTTGGAGTCTCCCGAGCCGCACGAGTACGACCGGGGACCTGGAGGCCGGTACGAAACTTTGATTACATTGCTTCTCAGTTCATTTCGCCCACTAACCATCAATTCATCATCCTGTCCAGATCTGGATCGACCCCAATCCGCTCAAACCGGGCGGCCATGCAGACTACTCACCAGAACTGTCCGTCAAACTGTGGCCCGGCTCAGGCAAAGACAAGACCTGGACCATCATCAACAAACAGGATACGCTGGCAGTAGAGTTGAATATGGCGGAATTCCCAACCACCTACTTTCATTATGACGCCATAAAAGCGCAGTAGGAACACCGAATTTGCCCGTATTATCCCTTCCCGAAAGGTCGATCCGCATAGAACCGTCCAGTCTTGTGCCTCGGCTGTCTTCTGGAAAATTGGCAACTGAATCACCATACCACCAGCAGTTAGAAATACACTGATACGGATTTGCACTCTGTTCAACATTgttccgccatcgccgaatTGAATTAAATTCACGGCTTCCCTTCCCTCGAAACGTAGCGGTCCTAGTACTATGTGTGTTTTTGTTGTCGACTATTCGTAGATGGGGATGGTCTAGGGTAATACGGATCCGCGGCGCACACCAACTACAGTATTATCGTTACCACCCAATAGGACCTGGAGCCCATTAGGAGTGCATGTCAAAATAACTGGTCATATGGAGGAAGGCATTGCAATAACGTCGTCGAAAAATCAAATCAGACTTCACCCACCCCCATCATCCATAATTTCGTGAACCCTAGTATGTACTACCGTTGGGAGCAAGTTCCACTTTCTGGTAACTACTTGTCTTTGATGAGGAATAATAGTTGGAGGCTCTGTTGGTCACCCCTACTGGATGGAGGTTTCTCAGTTCCACATCGACGGATAAACACCAATAGGCTAAGCATACGAAGAATCTCACAACCACCGTGCCCCCTGCGCTGACTGGCACTGAAGTACTCATTCGTCGTCCCAGGACACCTTCATGGCTGTCGGGAACGGCCAGACGCCGCCCCAATCCTCCGTCATATACAGCCTGTCCCCGATCTGTCCCTCAATGCTCTTCAGCTCCCCTTGCGGCCCAGCCACCCTGCGGAGGCCCTTCTTCTTGAAGACAGCCCGGgtcagctcgacgagcgcAACCCGaccggcgtcctcggccagccGCCTGTACGGCTCCGCACCGTAGTGCAGGTAAGTCTCCAGAGGCCGTCGTGGATCCACGCCATCTGGGTTGGGGAAGTGTGACGCCGACcgtgccgaggacgacggggacACGAACACGTGTTGACCTGGCTCGAAGCGAACGTGCCTGGAATCTTCCACCGCCACCGTTTCGGCAGCAACCGCCTTGCGGTATATGCTTGCCGGCCCGGACAGCCGAACTCCCTCGAGGGCGTACCCTAGAAGTAGCGCATCGTTGTCGTCGTTCCGCGGCTCCGATGCGATCCGGTGCAGCTCCTCCAGGTGAAGCCGGCCGCTCGCGGAAAGGTAAAAGTCGACTGCCTGGGCAAACTAGTCAAGGTATCATCGTCAGCAGCTGCCTCGTCTGGTCTTGATCCCGCGTCGGTCACGACTCACCGATTGGCCTTCGTTCGGCACGAAAGCCCCTGCCGTCGGGATGATCTGGCCCCAAGTAATCTCATCCGCTTTGAGTCCGGCCTTGGACAAGCCCTTGATCAACGTGACGCCGTACCCAGAGAGCGCGCCGTCCTTGGCCGTGGCCTTGGCCGTAAACAGTCCGGGTAGGCCCAGCGTTGTGGTGAGCTTGACGTTCGTCTCGGCTATGCTCCCGAGCTGCGACACCAAACTCTTCGCCTTGCGCTTGAGCCCATACGACTTGACTGGATCGAGGTCGACAAAGAGGGCTGCGAAGACGGTTGCCAGTGCCGTGTACAACTCCTGCTCAGAGAACACGCCCTTGGGGTTATCCTTGCTCTTCAAGGGGAGGTTGAAGAGTTGGGCGACAAAGTGCGTGTGCGCGAGGTTGCCGACGTCTCGCACCAGGTCGCAGTGCGTCTTACCGGCAAGTCTGTACGACTTCTCGTCAAGCAGTCGCTCCGCCATGGTGGAGTAAAAATTCTTGATCGATTCCTTCCAGCCGTCTCCGAAAATGAGCGATTCCAGGAGCTTTCCGTCCCTCGAGTGCACGGCCGTACTCGTCGGGTGGCCCACGAGACGATCCAGCGCCTGCTGCCAGTTGACGATGTACTTTTCCTCGTTTCGGAGGATGTGCTCGCTCGCATCGTACAACGAAAACCGGACGCTCGGGGCCCTGTAGCGCGGTCTGTCAAACGTGAAGCCGTCGACCCGATTCAGGTCTGTGAGGATCTTGCGGTTCTCCGACGGAATCACCATGGGATAGTGGGCATAGACGGACCCCTGATCGAAATGATTGGGGAACGCACGCAGGAACAACTTGTAGAAGATGCAGCCATGGTTGATCTTCAAGTCGTAGTTGGCCTCGCCGTACCCCCACTGGGTCAGGTAGCCAGGGTGATAGTCGGTCGTGTAGTGTCTGTCGCCGCggacgagagcgacggcATCCGAGAGGACGACGCGCGAGATGGTGTAGGTTGgtgcgatgccgacgcccgGCACCATCGGCGTCTTCCCCTCTTCCGCCACCAGACCAGGATAGAGCTCGACATGGTCCGGGTGCTGGTACAGGTTGCGCAGCgagtcggccacgtcggGGTCCGAATTGATGTCCTCGAACGTCTCGTATGCCTTGAGGCCGAAGTGCTTGCGGAATTCGTTCAGCCCGGCCACGTTCCACTTCCTGCCCCTGATGATGCCCAAGATTTCGATGGGCTTCATGATCCTTGGCACATTCTGTGCGCCAAAGGCGCCGCCGGGCTGCTCGATGGCCGTCGCAAGTGCGTCGAccaactcgtcgtcgttgaagCGGCCATCCGGTCCGCGGCTGAAGCCGCCGAACTCGCGACGGCCAGGATCGGCGTCCATCGTCATCTCAAACTTCTTGACCGCCGCCATGAGGGTTTGGAGGTTCAGCTCGCCATAGTTGTCCCCCAAGAGGTCCTTGAAGAAGGTCTGGATCCATTCGTCATCGTGTTGCGAGATGCACGAGTGCCAGCGATAGCAAAGGTTGAactcggccgagacggcgttgccgacgccgctgtCGGATCCCTTGGACGTTCCGACTGAGACACCCATCTCCTGTCGCGGATCGAGCGTCCACTCGGTATCGACGCGGTTCAGGTTGATGATGTTCCGGACGTAGTCGACGAGGGTGATGTTGATGTACAGGCCGGAGGTGATGAGCCGCGCGGTTTGGAACAGATCCTCGTCGTACTTTTTCCATGCCTTGGCCGTCTCCTCGCTATTcatcttggccgtcggcttgGGAAACCTGTTGTTCTCGTTGATCGCCGCCAGATTTTCGGCGATGTGGTTGTGGAAACGGTTGAACATGATGAGGAGGATGCAAACGCCAGGCGGGTTGCCAAGAAGTCGTCTGTCGGCGAACGCATCGGGCTTGAGGGTGCCATCCTTGAATGTTCGGATCGAGTCAAGGGTTTCTTTGCTGTTACCATACAGCGGCGACAGGTCGAGGTACGAGGATGAGTTGTTTATGTTGCCGTCCTTCGAATCGGTCCAAAAAATGTCTGGAATTCCATGAGTTAGCCAAGGAGCCCTGTGCAAGCGTATTCCCTTCTGCCGCTGGAGCTCACCATGAATCACTATCGTGGCCCAGTACCAAAGAATACTCGACACGTTGTTGGGGTTCTTTTTGAAGTTCTTCCGCGCCATAACAGCCTCGTACACCGTCTCCGGGTCGGGTAGGGCGCCGAGATTGGCCTTTCCAGGCTTGACCGAGCGCGAATACGGCGTGCCGGCGGCTCCTAGTTTCGGCATGAGGGGGTTCTGCGAAGCTCAGTTAGATATCTCTCGTCAGGAATTTCCGAGTCAGGTTAGGCGCAATTACGTTGTTGGATCCATCGGGTTGACGGTAGCGAAACTGATCGCCATGATACAGCAGTGGTGGGTGGTCGAGCGAGTTCCACAGCTTGTCGATGAAGAGGTTCGTGAGGACTTCCTGTCT of the Drechmeria coniospora strain ARSEF 6962 chromosome 01, whole genome shotgun sequence genome contains:
- a CDS encoding betaine aldehyde dehydrogenase; this encodes MHAAAEREGAFAPRKAQPRARRIKAKPEAEPSAAGERGVNSWRPTSLPSRWQSTWPSGIIKRNIKLSIRFHPLAPMNTFPLWLGGREQAGRGDAIAVEDPATGQVFAACDSASDEDVEDAIQLAQEAFLSGSWSKPSSRHLRADVLDGIAELLKDELPRLIDLEVRQTGRAVREMKVQLPSLLRWFRYYAALLRTDERPVLPTSGALHNWVERVPLGVVVQITPFNHPLLIAVKKLAPALAAGNSVILKPSELTPLTSLLLGPVFAKAGLPDGVFTVLPGLGIVTGRALVNHPLVRKVDVTGGTAAGRAIGSVVGRNLARYTAELGGKAPVVVFEKANVDAAVNGIAFGAFVASGQTCIAATRIMVHRSIMPELMSKLKVKCESIRRRIGSPTNEASSMGPLVSSRQLRNVQQLVDSTIRDNRAAIVCGGQRMAGASPLDGTDLSKGHFYPPTVLSSVADFDITATELWKEEAFGPVIVVVGFDDENEAVRLANDSIFGLGAGIWTQNLSQAFRVSEKIRGGIVWVNTHHRNDPSSPWGGATNASGVGSENGLAAYHAYSTAKSIVINYASADESIAADDWFREGSGVERYG
- a CDS encoding heme peroxidase translates to MTPESNGTGEGAQNGDYDGIETNGARSNGTNGHSSAPEHNKDKPMTEPATSESKATKRESWSLSHFRQASSRPLPTELGDGSYRNVIRRPGIMEDLRNVKTLMEMVMAKLKGETQQDDKTMIMERTIQMVATMPNHSARQEVLTNLFIDKLWNSLDHPPLLYHGDQFRYRQPDGSNNNPLMPKLGAAGTPYSRSVKPGKANLGALPDPETVYEAVMARKNFKKNPNNVSSILWYWATIVIHDIFWTDSKDGNINNSSSYLDLSPLYGNSKETLDSIRTFKDGTLKPDAFADRRLLGNPPGVCILLIMFNRFHNHIAENLAAINENNRFPKPTAKMNSEETAKAWKKYDEDLFQTARLITSGLYINITLVDYVRNIINLNRVDTEWTLDPRQEMGVSVGTSKGSDSGVGNAVSAEFNLCYRWHSCISQHDDEWIQTFFKDLLGDNYGELNLQTLMAAVKKFEMTMDADPGRREFGGFSRGPDGRFNDDELVDALATAIEQPGGAFGAQNVPRIMKPIEILGIIRGRKWNVAGLNEFRKHFGLKAYETFEDINSDPDVADSLRNLYQHPDHVELYPGLVAEEGKTPMVPGVGIAPTYTISRVVLSDAVALVRGDRHYTTDYHPGYLTQWGYGEANYDLKINHGCIFYKLFLRAFPNHFDQGSVYAHYPMVIPSENRKILTDLNRVDGFTFDRPRYRAPSVRFSLYDASEHILRNEEKYIVNWQQALDRLVGHPTSTAVHSRDGKLLESLIFGDGWKESIKNFYSTMAERLLDEKSYRLAGKTHCDLVRDVGNLAHTHFVAQLFNLPLKSKDNPKGVFSEQELYTALATVFAALFVDLDPVKSYGLKRKAKSLVSQLGSIAETNVKLTTTLGLPGLFTAKATAKDGALSGYGVTLIKGLSKAGLKADEITWGQIIPTAGAFVPNEGQSFAQAVDFYLSASGRLHLEELHRIASEPRNDDNDALLLGYALEGVRLSGPASIYRKAVAAETVAVEDSRHVRFEPGQHVFVSPSSSARSASHFPNPDGVDPRRPLETYLHYGAEPYRRLAEDAGRVALVELTRAVFKKKGLRRVAGPQGELKSIEGQIGDRLYMTEDWGGVWPFPTAMKVSWDDE